A stretch of Clostridium formicaceticum DNA encodes these proteins:
- a CDS encoding flavin reductase family protein produces the protein MYKEVKFTDASKELLEQLQQGGFLTVKRNDEVNTMTIAWGSLGFMWKKPIFTAMVRYSRYTYELMESAKNFTVSFPLKGQLEKELKICGSKSGRDINKIQECNLTLREGSLEDSVIIDECDLHLECRIVYKQGMDAAALSSEINDSCYANNDYHVLYYGEIVKAYIK, from the coding sequence TTGTATAAAGAGGTTAAATTTACAGATGCTTCAAAGGAGCTTTTAGAACAACTTCAACAAGGAGGGTTCTTAACTGTTAAGAGAAATGACGAGGTAAATACCATGACAATAGCTTGGGGTTCTCTAGGTTTCATGTGGAAAAAACCCATCTTTACTGCAATGGTTAGATATTCCCGTTACACTTATGAGCTTATGGAAAGTGCAAAAAACTTTACTGTAAGCTTTCCTTTAAAAGGACAGCTGGAAAAAGAGTTGAAAATATGCGGATCAAAATCTGGTAGGGACATTAATAAAATACAAGAATGTAATCTTACTTTAAGAGAAGGTTCTCTTGAAGATTCAGTTATTATAGATGAATGTGATCTGCACTTAGAGTGTAGGATTGTATATAAGCAGGGGATGGATGCAGCTGCTCTTTCTTCAGAAATCAATGATAGCTGTTATGCAAATAATGATTATCATGTCCTGTATTACGGTGAGATTGTAAAGGCATATATAAAATAA
- a CDS encoding SHOCT-like domain-containing protein, translating into MQNEKLKILEMIQEGKISSEEGLELLNALQEGDKEEKSILLGKSNANNKERFLRVRVSGDGTGIKKVDVNIPLSLLKIASKFVNMGVGMIPKEAKEEMEKNGVDISKIDFDELVQLMDQGLSDGKLVDVDINDPEQGRIQVEVYVD; encoded by the coding sequence ATGCAAAATGAAAAGCTTAAAATTCTTGAAATGATTCAGGAAGGAAAGATATCCTCCGAAGAAGGGCTGGAATTACTTAATGCACTGCAGGAAGGAGATAAAGAGGAAAAAAGCATCCTGTTGGGTAAAAGTAATGCAAATAACAAAGAGAGATTTCTAAGAGTTCGGGTGTCCGGAGATGGCACAGGGATTAAAAAGGTAGATGTTAATATTCCTTTAAGTCTTTTGAAAATAGCTTCAAAGTTTGTAAATATGGGAGTGGGTATGATTCCTAAGGAAGCAAAAGAAGAGATGGAGAAAAATGGGGTTGATATATCAAAGATTGATTTTGATGAATTAGTGCAACTGATGGATCAAGGGCTATCGGATGGAAAGCTAGTAGATGTTGATATAAATGATCCTGAACAAGGAAGAATTCAGGTGGAAGTTTATGTTGACTAA
- a CDS encoding DUF2089 domain-containing protein, translating to MKYKAPSQCPICRDELSITKMSCSTCKTSLEGDFTGCKFCKLPGEQLEFIEVFIKCRGNIKDVEKELGISYPTVRNRLETVIQALGYSVEKIEDRTDDRLSQNMAEKRQLILTALENGELTSEEAVQQLRKLGK from the coding sequence ATGAAGTATAAAGCTCCAAGTCAATGTCCGATCTGCCGCGATGAGCTAAGTATTACTAAAATGAGTTGTTCTACGTGTAAAACCAGCTTAGAGGGGGATTTTACAGGCTGTAAATTTTGTAAACTTCCAGGAGAACAGCTTGAATTTATTGAGGTTTTTATAAAATGCAGAGGAAATATCAAGGACGTAGAAAAGGAACTGGGAATTTCGTATCCTACAGTGCGAAATAGACTTGAGACAGTCATACAGGCTTTAGGATATAGCGTTGAGAAAATAGAGGATCGGACTGATGATAGACTTTCACAAAATATGGCTGAAAAAAGACAGCTTATACTTACTGCATTGGAAAATGGTGAACTAACTTCAGAGGAAGCGGTACAACAGCTTCGAAAACTAGGCAAGTAA